A window from bacterium encodes these proteins:
- the nikR gene encoding nickel-responsive transcriptional regulator NikR, producing the protein MAGLIRFGISLEKELSDKFDRLIREKKYTNRSEAIRDLIREELVKKEWQEDKEVAGAITLIYDHHKRELINKIVDVQHDFQKIIISTQHIHLDHHNCLEIIAIKSNPKEVQKLTDTLKSAKGVKHVSLSMSSTGKELI; encoded by the coding sequence ATGGCCGGCTTGATCCGGTTCGGAATCTCACTGGAAAAAGAATTGTCAGATAAGTTCGACCGTTTAATACGTGAAAAAAAATATACTAACCGGTCGGAGGCAATCAGGGACTTAATACGCGAGGAACTTGTAAAAAAGGAATGGCAGGAAGACAAGGAGGTTGCGGGAGCTATAACCCTTATTTACGATCATCACAAAAGAGAACTGATAAACAAAATCGTTGACGTCCAGCATGATTTTCAGAAGATAATTATTTCCACACAGCATATCCATCTTGACCATCACAATTGCCTGGAAATAATCGCGATAAAAAGCAATCCGAAAGAGGTGCAAAAACTTACTGACACTTTGAAATCAGCAAAAGGCGTCAAGCATGTTTCCTTAAGCATGTCAAGCACGGGGAAAGAACTTATTTGA
- a CDS encoding DUF6364 family protein has translation MKNVTLSIEEDVLEAGREYAKRHNTSLNSLIRRLIKQLTIRSSNNWMDESFKIMDKAKVNSGGKKWNRKELYRV, from the coding sequence ATGAAAAATGTAACTCTTTCAATAGAAGAGGATGTTTTAGAGGCAGGCAGAGAATATGCAAAAAGGCATAATACTTCGTTAAATTCATTAATCAGACGTTTGATTAAACAATTAACAATAAGATCATCTAATAACTGGATGGATGAAAGTTTCAAGATTATGGATAAAGCGAAAGTAAATTCCGGCGGAAAAAAATGGAATAGGAAGGAACTCTACCGTGTCTAA